A DNA window from Christiangramia salexigens contains the following coding sequences:
- a CDS encoding AMP-dependent synthetase/ligase has protein sequence MTEIKRLFDIPYYQLENHPLTEAFATKYNGEWKAISTQEYIDQANAISRGLLKLGIKPNDKIAIISSTNRTEWNVMDIGILQIGAQNVPIYPTISEEDYEYILNHSEATYCFVSDEEVLQKVNNIKVRTKLKEVYSFDEISNCKSWMELLNSGEDKSNQDEVEKLKDAVKADDLATIIYTSGTTGRPKGVMLTHENIVSNVMGSAPRVPFETGTYVALSFLPVCHIFERMILYLYQYYSVSIYFAEALDKISDNLKEVKPHVISAVPRLLEKVYDKIIAKGTALTGIKQKLFYWAVELGLKYEPYGQNGWWYETRLNLARKIIFSKWKEGLGGNIELIVSGSAALQPRLARIFAAAGIPVMEGYGLTETSPVIAVNDERNNGFRIGTVGKVLDNVEVKIADDGEILAKGPNIMRGYYKDEEKTREVLDADKFFHTGDIGELDKDGFLKITDRKKEMFKTSGGKYVAPQLIENVMKQSRFIEQIMVVGDGEKMPSALIQPNFEFIQDWAQRKNIDLGDGSEKSIANNTMVKERIQEEIDFYNQKFGKWERVKTFELTPEAWTVDGEQLTPTMKLKRRNIKEKYKQLYENLYGRS, from the coding sequence ATGACCGAGATAAAACGTCTGTTTGATATTCCATATTATCAATTGGAAAATCATCCTCTAACCGAGGCTTTCGCTACAAAATATAATGGGGAATGGAAAGCCATTTCCACCCAAGAATATATAGATCAGGCGAATGCCATAAGTCGGGGTTTATTGAAACTTGGGATCAAACCGAACGATAAAATTGCTATAATTTCCTCTACGAACAGAACAGAATGGAATGTGATGGATATTGGAATATTGCAGATAGGTGCGCAGAATGTACCAATCTATCCTACTATCTCAGAAGAAGATTATGAATATATTCTTAACCATAGCGAGGCTACGTACTGCTTCGTATCAGATGAGGAAGTACTCCAGAAGGTTAATAATATTAAGGTCAGAACTAAACTTAAAGAAGTATATAGTTTTGATGAGATTAGCAATTGCAAATCCTGGATGGAACTTCTAAACTCTGGAGAGGATAAAAGCAATCAGGACGAAGTAGAAAAATTAAAAGATGCGGTTAAGGCTGATGATCTTGCAACGATAATCTATACTTCCGGAACTACTGGAAGACCAAAGGGTGTAATGCTCACCCACGAAAATATAGTAAGCAACGTTATGGGAAGCGCTCCCAGAGTACCATTTGAAACCGGTACTTATGTAGCACTTAGTTTTCTTCCTGTTTGCCATATTTTTGAAAGAATGATCCTTTATCTATATCAATACTATTCAGTTTCAATATACTTTGCTGAGGCATTGGATAAGATAAGTGATAACCTCAAGGAAGTAAAGCCCCACGTGATATCTGCAGTTCCTCGTCTTCTTGAAAAAGTATACGATAAGATCATTGCTAAGGGTACTGCATTAACAGGTATAAAACAAAAACTTTTCTATTGGGCAGTTGAATTAGGGCTAAAATATGAACCTTACGGACAGAATGGCTGGTGGTATGAAACAAGATTAAATTTAGCGCGTAAAATCATCTTCTCTAAATGGAAAGAAGGTTTAGGAGGAAATATAGAATTAATCGTTTCAGGTAGTGCCGCATTACAGCCAAGGCTTGCAAGAATATTTGCAGCTGCAGGTATACCTGTTATGGAAGGTTACGGACTAACAGAAACTTCTCCCGTAATAGCAGTTAACGATGAGCGCAATAATGGATTCAGGATTGGTACTGTAGGTAAGGTCCTGGATAATGTAGAAGTTAAAATTGCCGATGATGGAGAGATTCTTGCCAAGGGTCCTAATATCATGAGAGGCTATTATAAGGACGAAGAAAAGACCAGAGAAGTTCTGGATGCAGATAAGTTCTTCCATACCGGAGATATTGGTGAACTTGACAAGGATGGCTTCCTTAAAATTACCGACCGTAAAAAAGAAATGTTTAAGACTTCCGGAGGTAAATACGTGGCTCCCCAGCTAATTGAGAACGTCATGAAACAATCCAGGTTCATCGAGCAGATCATGGTTGTGGGAGATGGTGAAAAAATGCCTTCAGCCCTTATCCAGCCAAATTTTGAATTTATTCAAGATTGGGCACAACGTAAAAATATAGATCTTGGAGATGGCAGCGAAAAAAGTATTGCCAACAATACAATGGTTAAAGAACGAATCCAAGAAGAGATCGACTTTTATAATCAAAAGTTCGGAAAATGGGAAAGGGTAAAAACCTTTGAATTAACCCCGGAAGCCTGGACCGTAGATGGAGAGCAACTCACCCCTACCATGAAATTAAAACGAAGAAATATAAAAGAAAAATATAAGCAGCTCTACGAAAATCTTTACGGACGCTCTTAG
- a CDS encoding MarR family winged helix-turn-helix transcriptional regulator, producing the protein MREKTIDYVLRATWMAVSKMYNEEAGKAGSTMATGFALLSIDPEGGTPSTSLGPKMGMEATSLSRILKNMEEKGLIIRKKNPSDGRSVLIHLTDFGKEMRDYSKRVVLRFDEAVKESVSEEDLKTFIAVADTIMDLINNKKIYTDQISIR; encoded by the coding sequence ATGAGAGAAAAGACCATTGATTATGTATTGCGAGCTACCTGGATGGCTGTTTCTAAAATGTATAATGAGGAAGCAGGAAAAGCAGGCAGTACGATGGCTACAGGTTTTGCCCTGTTAAGCATAGATCCTGAAGGAGGAACCCCTTCAACTTCCCTTGGTCCTAAAATGGGCATGGAAGCTACCAGTCTTTCAAGAATCTTAAAAAACATGGAAGAAAAAGGACTCATCATAAGAAAAAAGAATCCTTCAGACGGTAGAAGCGTTTTGATCCATCTAACAGATTTTGGTAAGGAAATGAGGGATTACTCTAAAAGGGTGGTTCTTAGATTCGATGAAGCTGTTAAGGAATCGGTTTCAGAAGAAGACCTTAAAACTTTTATAGCAGTAGCAGATACAATTATGGATCTCATTAATAATAAAAAGATCTATACAGATCAGATAAGTATAAGATAA
- the purL gene encoding phosphoribosylformylglycinamidine synthase, with protein MILFFGNQTTKVFAVETHSDLSAQDITKLNWLFGNTQQINKSALADFFVGPRAAMITPWSTNAVEITQNMGIHGIIRIEEFLRVDEHFHDFDPMLSQKYDGLDQEIFDIHIDPAPIIEVEDIEDFNQKEGLALNTEEVAYLKELSDKLGRKLTDSEVFGFSQVNSEHCRHKIFNGTFVIDGKEKPVSLFKLIRKTSEENPNDIVSAYKDNVAFVKGPKVEQFAPKSADIPDFYQNTDFDSVISLKAETHNFPTTVEPFNGAATGSGGEIRDRLAGGKGSLPLAGTAVYMTSYSRLEEGRTWEEGMKEREWLYQTPMDILIKASNGASDFGNKFGQPLISGSVLTFEHSEHERSLGYDKVIMLAGGVGYGKADQAIKDTPKTGDKIVVLGGENYRIGMGGAAVSSADTGEFSSGIELNAIQRSNPEMQKRAANAVRGMVESEENSIVSIHDHGAGGHLNCLSELVEEKGGKIDLDALPVGDPTLSAKEIIGNESQERMGLVIGDSGIAKLKRIAERERSPMYEVGDVTGDHRFTFEGKKSGQKPMDLALSDMFGSSPKTVMTDNTVKREYSDINYSADKIYEYLDQVLQLEAVACKDWLTNKVDRCVSGRVAKQQTAGPLQLPLNNCGVMALDYKGKSGVATSIGHSPISALVDPQAGSKNSIAESLSNIIWAPLEKGLKSVSLSANWMWPCNNEGEDARLYEAVEAVSQFAISLGINVPTGKDSLSMKQRYKNEEVISPGTVIISAAGHCDDITKVVEPVLHKEGGDLYYINLSQDNFKLGGSSFAQVRNKVGKEVPGIKDDKSFAKAFNTIQDLIKKDLILAGHDVASGGLITSLLEMCFSEVNVSAELDLSELNEKDSVKLLFSENSGIIFQAKDASIETILKENAVEFFNIGKVKEGTELTIKNQDESLSFNIPQYRDTWYKTSFLLDKKQSGIDKASERFHNYKEQPLEFKFPEHFTGKIEASASKKGKIKAAIIREKGSNSEREMARAMHLAGFDVKDVHMTDLISGREDLKDIQFIAAVGGFSNSDVLGSAKGWAGAFLYNEKAKTALENFFSREDTLSLGVCNGCQLFIELGLINPEHEQKPKMLHNESHKFECNFTSVEIQENNSVMLSNLAGSKLGIWAAHGEGKFSFPYEEEKYNIVGKYGYEGYPANPNGSHYNTAILTDVTGRHLVMMPHLERSTFQWNWANYPKGRKDDVTPWHEGFINARKWLEKKS; from the coding sequence ATGATCCTTTTCTTCGGAAACCAAACCACTAAGGTTTTTGCTGTGGAGACCCACTCAGATCTTTCAGCTCAAGATATCACGAAATTAAACTGGCTTTTCGGAAATACTCAACAAATAAATAAATCTGCTCTGGCAGATTTTTTTGTTGGTCCCCGTGCCGCAATGATCACTCCATGGAGTACCAATGCCGTAGAGATAACTCAAAATATGGGGATTCATGGAATTATCAGGATTGAGGAATTTTTAAGAGTAGACGAACATTTCCATGATTTTGATCCCATGTTGTCTCAAAAATATGATGGCCTTGATCAGGAAATCTTTGATATCCATATAGATCCGGCTCCCATCATTGAGGTTGAGGATATTGAGGATTTTAATCAAAAAGAAGGTCTTGCGTTAAACACCGAAGAGGTAGCCTATCTTAAGGAGCTGTCAGATAAATTAGGTCGGAAATTAACCGATTCTGAAGTCTTCGGATTTTCTCAGGTCAATTCAGAACACTGTCGTCACAAGATCTTCAATGGGACTTTTGTAATTGATGGCAAGGAAAAACCTGTTTCTCTTTTTAAGCTTATCAGAAAAACTTCAGAAGAGAACCCAAACGATATAGTATCTGCATATAAAGATAATGTAGCCTTCGTAAAAGGTCCTAAAGTAGAGCAATTCGCTCCAAAATCGGCGGATATTCCGGATTTCTACCAGAATACAGATTTCGATTCTGTGATCTCACTAAAAGCTGAAACTCACAATTTCCCAACTACTGTAGAACCATTTAATGGGGCAGCGACAGGAAGTGGTGGAGAAATTCGCGACAGGCTTGCAGGAGGAAAAGGTTCATTGCCACTCGCCGGAACCGCGGTTTATATGACCTCTTATTCCAGACTTGAAGAAGGCAGAACATGGGAAGAAGGCATGAAGGAGCGGGAATGGTTATACCAAACCCCAATGGACATTCTGATAAAAGCTTCCAACGGAGCTTCAGATTTTGGTAATAAATTCGGTCAACCTTTAATATCAGGTTCTGTACTCACGTTTGAACACTCAGAACATGAAAGATCCCTGGGATATGACAAGGTGATCATGCTTGCCGGTGGTGTTGGTTATGGAAAAGCAGATCAGGCCATAAAAGACACTCCAAAAACCGGTGATAAGATCGTGGTCTTAGGAGGTGAAAATTATAGAATTGGTATGGGTGGTGCTGCAGTTTCTTCTGCAGATACCGGTGAATTTAGCAGTGGTATAGAATTGAATGCGATCCAGCGTTCTAATCCTGAAATGCAAAAAAGAGCTGCAAATGCCGTTCGAGGAATGGTGGAAAGCGAAGAGAATTCCATTGTTTCTATTCACGATCATGGCGCTGGAGGACACCTTAACTGCCTCAGTGAGTTAGTTGAGGAGAAAGGCGGTAAAATTGATCTTGATGCCCTTCCTGTTGGAGACCCAACCCTTTCGGCTAAAGAGATTATTGGTAATGAATCTCAGGAAAGAATGGGATTGGTTATCGGAGATTCCGGCATAGCAAAGTTAAAACGAATTGCAGAGCGCGAACGTTCTCCAATGTATGAAGTGGGTGATGTAACGGGTGATCATAGATTCACCTTCGAAGGGAAAAAATCCGGTCAGAAACCTATGGATCTTGCACTTTCTGATATGTTTGGGAGTTCACCTAAGACGGTCATGACCGATAATACAGTAAAAAGAGAATACAGCGATATAAACTATTCTGCAGATAAGATCTATGAATATTTAGATCAGGTACTTCAATTAGAAGCAGTAGCCTGTAAAGACTGGCTAACAAATAAAGTAGACAGATGTGTGTCTGGTCGTGTTGCAAAACAGCAAACAGCAGGGCCACTTCAATTGCCACTTAATAATTGCGGTGTAATGGCATTGGATTATAAAGGCAAAAGCGGAGTCGCAACTTCTATAGGCCACTCCCCTATTTCAGCACTTGTAGATCCCCAGGCAGGTTCAAAAAATTCTATAGCAGAGTCACTTTCAAATATCATTTGGGCTCCGTTGGAAAAAGGCCTGAAATCTGTATCACTTTCAGCAAACTGGATGTGGCCTTGTAATAATGAAGGTGAAGATGCAAGGCTATATGAAGCAGTAGAGGCTGTCTCACAATTTGCGATCTCTCTGGGAATAAATGTGCCAACCGGTAAAGATTCCCTTTCCATGAAGCAGAGATACAAGAACGAAGAAGTGATCTCTCCGGGTACTGTGATCATATCTGCTGCCGGACATTGCGATGATATTACAAAAGTGGTTGAACCGGTTCTTCATAAAGAAGGCGGTGACCTATATTATATTAACTTATCTCAGGATAATTTTAAACTTGGTGGTTCTTCTTTTGCTCAGGTTAGAAATAAAGTGGGAAAAGAAGTTCCGGGCATCAAGGACGATAAAAGCTTTGCTAAAGCCTTCAATACCATTCAGGATCTTATTAAAAAAGACCTTATCCTTGCAGGGCATGATGTGGCAAGTGGCGGCTTGATTACCAGCCTGCTTGAAATGTGCTTTTCAGAAGTAAATGTTTCAGCAGAACTTGATCTTTCTGAACTGAATGAAAAAGATTCTGTAAAACTACTATTCAGCGAGAATTCAGGAATTATTTTCCAGGCGAAGGATGCTTCGATTGAAACTATACTAAAAGAAAATGCTGTTGAATTCTTTAATATTGGAAAGGTAAAAGAGGGAACTGAACTTACAATCAAAAATCAGGATGAAAGCCTAAGCTTTAATATACCTCAATACAGAGATACATGGTATAAGACTTCGTTCCTATTGGATAAGAAACAAAGCGGAATTGATAAGGCTTCAGAACGCTTCCATAATTACAAAGAACAGCCTTTGGAGTTTAAATTTCCAGAGCATTTTACAGGAAAAATTGAAGCTTCAGCTAGCAAAAAAGGAAAAATAAAAGCTGCTATTATCCGAGAAAAAGGATCAAATTCCGAAAGGGAAATGGCCAGAGCCATGCATCTTGCCGGATTTGATGTTAAGGATGTACATATGACCGATCTTATCTCCGGTCGTGAAGATCTAAAAGATATTCAGTTTATTGCAGCTGTCGGAGGTTTCTCTAATTCTGATGTACTTGGAAGTGCAAAAGGTTGGGCCGGTGCTTTCCTTTATAACGAAAAGGCAAAAACCGCTTTAGAGAATTTCTTTTCCAGAGAAGATACTCTGTCTTTAGGTGTTTGTAATGGTTGCCAGTTATTTATAGAACTTGGACTTATCAATCCGGAGCATGAGCAAAAGCCAAAAATGCTTCATAATGAATCTCATAAATTTGAATGTAACTTTACTTCTGTAGAGATACAGGAGAATAATTCGGTAATGTTATCAAATCTTGCTGGGAGCAAATTAGGGATTTGGGCTGCACACGGTGAAGGTAAATTCAGTTTTCCTTATGAAGAGGAAAAATACAATATCGTTGGAAAGTATGGTTACGAAGGCTATCCTGCAAACCCAAATGGATCTCATTATAATACTGCGATTCTAACAGATGTGACCGGTAGACATCTTGTAATGATGCCTCATCTTGAAAGATCTACCTTCCAATGGAACTGGGCAAATTACCCAAAAGGCAGAAAAGACGATGTAACTCCCTGGCATGAAGGCTTTATAAATGCCAGAAAGTGGTTAGAGAAGAAATCATAA
- a CDS encoding 3-hydroxyacyl-CoA dehydrogenase/enoyl-CoA hydratase family protein has protein sequence MKRTINKVAVIGSGIMGSGIACHFANIGVEVLLLDIVPRELNEKEKKKGLSLDDKSVRNRIVNESLQNSLKSKPSPIYHQEFAKRIRTGNLEDDIAKVSEVDWIIEVVVERLDIKKQVFENLEKHRKEGTLITSNTSGIPINFMTEDRSEDFKKHFCGTHFFNPPRYLRLFEIIPGKETSKEVLDFLHMYGEKFLGKKPVLAKDTPAFIGNRIGIFSIMSLFHMVKEMGLTIEEVDKLTGPVIGRQKSATFRTVDVVGLDTLVHVANGLHKNVPNDEQHDLYALPDFINSMMEKKWFGSKSGQGFYKKIKNKDGSSEIQSLDLDSLEYRDRKSASFATLELTKTIDNVEDRFEVLVNGKDKAGEFYRKTFSALFAYVSNRIPEISDELYKIDDAMKAGFGWEHGPFQIWDAIGVEKGIEIMKAEGHKPAAWVTEMLEKENKSFYSVKEGNTFYYDIPKKEYLKIPGQDSFIILDNIRESKEIFKNSGVVVEDLGDGILNVEFRSKMNTIGGDVLDGINKAIDIAEKEYQGLVVANNGKNFSVGANIGMIFMMAVEQEYDELNMAVKYFQDTMMRMRYSSIPTVAAPHAMTLGGGCELSLHADSVVAAAETYIGLVEFGVGVIPGGGGTKEMTVRASDTFKKDDVELNRLREHFLTIGMAKVSTSAFEAYDLNILQKGKDIVVINPERQLAIAKKQALLMAENGYTKPIERTDIKVLGKQALGAFLVGTDQMFAGKYISEHDKKIANKLAYVMAGGDLSENQLVSERYLLDLEREAFLSLTGERKTLERLQHMLKKGKPLRN, from the coding sequence ATGAAAAGAACGATCAATAAAGTTGCGGTTATCGGCTCCGGGATCATGGGAAGCGGGATAGCTTGCCATTTTGCAAATATTGGAGTAGAAGTTCTTCTACTGGATATTGTTCCCCGTGAGTTAAATGAAAAAGAAAAGAAAAAAGGTTTAAGCCTGGATGACAAGTCAGTGCGAAACCGGATTGTTAATGAATCTCTTCAAAATTCATTGAAGTCCAAACCCTCTCCTATTTACCATCAGGAGTTCGCTAAACGTATACGTACAGGTAATCTAGAGGATGATATAGCGAAAGTTTCGGAGGTTGACTGGATCATTGAAGTAGTGGTTGAAAGACTTGACATTAAAAAACAGGTCTTTGAGAATCTTGAGAAGCATAGAAAGGAAGGAACATTAATAACTTCGAATACTTCCGGTATTCCTATCAATTTCATGACCGAAGATCGCAGCGAAGATTTTAAAAAACATTTCTGCGGAACCCATTTTTTTAACCCACCCCGTTATTTAAGATTATTCGAAATTATTCCAGGAAAAGAAACCTCCAAAGAGGTACTGGATTTTCTTCATATGTACGGAGAGAAGTTCCTCGGAAAAAAACCGGTGCTTGCAAAAGATACCCCTGCATTTATAGGAAACAGGATCGGTATATTTAGCATTATGAGCCTTTTCCATATGGTAAAAGAGATGGGGCTCACAATTGAAGAAGTGGATAAACTTACAGGACCTGTGATTGGCCGTCAAAAATCGGCGACCTTCAGGACCGTAGATGTTGTAGGTCTGGATACGCTGGTGCATGTTGCCAATGGACTGCATAAAAATGTCCCAAATGATGAGCAACATGACCTATATGCCTTGCCAGACTTCATCAATAGTATGATGGAAAAAAAATGGTTTGGAAGTAAATCCGGACAGGGATTCTACAAAAAAATCAAGAATAAGGATGGTTCCAGTGAGATTCAGTCATTAGATCTGGATTCTTTAGAATACCGCGATAGAAAAAGTGCATCCTTCGCTACTCTGGAATTAACCAAGACGATAGATAATGTCGAAGATAGATTCGAAGTTCTGGTAAACGGAAAAGATAAGGCCGGCGAATTCTACCGCAAGACCTTTTCGGCTCTTTTCGCCTATGTATCTAACAGAATTCCTGAAATTTCAGACGAACTTTATAAAATAGATGATGCCATGAAAGCCGGATTCGGCTGGGAACATGGCCCCTTTCAGATCTGGGATGCAATTGGTGTAGAAAAAGGTATCGAGATCATGAAGGCAGAAGGTCATAAACCGGCAGCCTGGGTTACCGAAATGCTGGAAAAGGAAAATAAAAGCTTTTACTCGGTAAAAGAAGGAAATACTTTTTACTACGATATCCCTAAAAAGGAATATTTAAAAATTCCTGGTCAGGATAGTTTTATCATTCTGGATAATATTCGTGAGTCCAAAGAAATATTTAAAAACAGTGGCGTAGTAGTAGAAGATCTTGGAGACGGTATTCTGAATGTTGAATTCAGAAGTAAAATGAATACAATTGGTGGCGACGTTCTGGATGGAATTAACAAGGCCATAGATATTGCTGAAAAGGAATATCAGGGCTTGGTAGTTGCCAATAATGGAAAGAATTTTTCTGTAGGAGCCAATATTGGGATGATCTTTATGATGGCAGTAGAACAGGAATACGATGAATTGAATATGGCCGTAAAGTATTTCCAGGATACCATGATGAGAATGCGCTACTCCTCTATTCCTACTGTAGCAGCACCACATGCCATGACATTGGGCGGAGGATGTGAATTATCACTTCATGCAGATAGTGTAGTTGCAGCAGCCGAAACCTATATAGGCCTCGTGGAATTTGGAGTTGGTGTGATTCCCGGAGGTGGTGGAACCAAAGAAATGACGGTGAGAGCATCGGACACCTTTAAAAAAGACGATGTAGAATTAAACAGACTACGTGAACATTTCCTAACTATTGGAATGGCTAAAGTTTCTACTTCTGCCTTTGAAGCTTATGATCTGAATATTCTTCAGAAAGGAAAAGATATTGTTGTGATAAATCCAGAAAGGCAGCTTGCTATCGCGAAGAAACAAGCGCTTCTAATGGCCGAAAACGGCTACACAAAACCAATTGAACGCACAGACATCAAAGTACTCGGAAAGCAGGCTTTAGGAGCCTTCCTGGTTGGTACAGACCAAATGTTTGCAGGGAAGTATATAAGTGAACATGATAAAAAGATCGCCAATAAGCTGGCCTATGTAATGGCCGGAGGTGATTTATCAGAAAATCAGTTGGTTAGCGAACGTTACTTATTAGACCTTGAAAGAGAGGCATTTCTTTCTCTAACAGGAGAAAGAAAAACTCTTGAGAGACTTCAGCATATGTTGAAAAAAGGAAAACCATTGAGAAATTAA
- a CDS encoding acetyl-CoA C-acyltransferase: MKTAYIVKAYRTAVGKAPRGVFRFKRPDELAAETIQYMMDKLPDFDKKRIDDVIVGNAMPEAEQGLNVGRFISLMGLNIEDVPGMTVNRYCASGLETIAIASAKIQNGMADCIIAGGAESMSYIPMGGYKPTPDYEVAKSGKEDYYWGMGLTAEAVAKKYNVSREDQDKFAFDSHQKAIKAQAENRFKDQIVPINIDETYVDPNGKKQTRSYTVDTDEGPRKDTSIEVLNKLRPVFTEGGSVTAGNSSQMSDGAAFALIMSEEMVKELNLEPIARLVSYSTVGVEPKIMGIGPVYAIPKALKQAGLKKEDLELIELNEAFASQSLAVIRELGLDPDRLNVNGGAISMGHPLGCTGAKLSVQIFDEMRKRDLKNKYAMVTMCVGTGQGAAGIYEFLN; encoded by the coding sequence ATGAAAACAGCATATATAGTTAAAGCATACAGAACTGCAGTGGGAAAGGCGCCCAGAGGTGTATTCAGGTTTAAAAGACCTGATGAACTTGCTGCAGAAACCATCCAGTACATGATGGATAAACTTCCCGATTTTGATAAGAAACGAATTGACGATGTTATAGTTGGAAATGCTATGCCCGAAGCAGAGCAAGGCTTGAATGTTGGTAGATTCATTTCTCTAATGGGATTGAACATAGAAGATGTTCCAGGTATGACCGTAAACAGATATTGTGCTTCCGGTCTGGAAACCATCGCCATTGCTTCTGCCAAGATCCAGAACGGAATGGCAGACTGCATCATCGCAGGTGGGGCCGAAAGCATGAGCTACATCCCAATGGGAGGTTACAAACCAACACCCGATTATGAGGTAGCAAAGAGTGGAAAAGAGGATTACTATTGGGGAATGGGCCTTACGGCCGAAGCTGTGGCTAAAAAGTATAATGTTTCCCGTGAGGACCAGGATAAATTTGCATTCGATTCCCACCAAAAGGCTATAAAAGCACAGGCCGAAAACCGTTTTAAAGATCAGATCGTTCCTATCAATATAGATGAAACCTATGTTGATCCTAATGGTAAAAAGCAAACGAGATCTTATACTGTAGATACTGATGAAGGTCCTAGAAAGGATACTTCCATTGAGGTACTAAACAAACTTAGACCGGTTTTTACAGAAGGCGGTAGTGTTACAGCCGGTAATTCATCTCAAATGAGTGATGGGGCAGCTTTCGCTTTAATTATGAGCGAGGAGATGGTGAAAGAACTCAACCTGGAACCCATCGCCAGACTGGTAAGTTATTCTACCGTAGGTGTAGAACCAAAAATCATGGGGATAGGACCTGTATATGCTATTCCCAAAGCGCTGAAACAGGCAGGGCTTAAAAAGGAAGACCTGGAACTCATCGAGCTTAATGAAGCTTTTGCTTCTCAATCTCTTGCCGTAATAAGAGAATTAGGTTTGGATCCCGACAGACTTAATGTAAATGGCGGAGCAATTTCTATGGGACATCCCCTTGGTTGCACAGGAGCGAAATTATCGGTTCAGATTTTTGATGAAATGAGAAAGCGCGATCTTAAAAACAAATACGCTATGGTCACCATGTGCGTGGGAACAGGACAAGGCGCGGCCGGTATCTATGAATTTTTAAACTAA